A genomic segment from Ruegeria sp. TM1040 encodes:
- a CDS encoding DnaT-like ssDNA-binding protein, with protein MTLTVEDGNGLAAADSYVTLAAYQAYGAARGWTLGADDVADEVSLRRAFDGINRLWSYLGEAETDDQAGAFPRTLWTGVPQRVKDAQCELAYLVQGGLDPFATIDSSSTGETLKVGPITIGGHSLPTGRPRIVAVEGLLRPYLGAGPGQARMVRG; from the coding sequence ATGACCTTGACCGTCGAGGATGGCAACGGCCTTGCTGCGGCTGACAGCTACGTCACGCTGGCCGCATATCAGGCATATGGTGCGGCCCGCGGCTGGACGCTGGGCGCTGATGACGTTGCAGACGAGGTGAGCCTGCGCCGCGCCTTCGACGGTATCAATAGGCTGTGGTCCTACCTGGGCGAGGCTGAAACCGACGACCAGGCCGGAGCATTCCCGCGCACACTTTGGACCGGTGTTCCCCAGCGAGTGAAGGATGCGCAGTGCGAACTGGCATATCTGGTGCAAGGTGGACTGGACCCGTTCGCAACCATCGACAGCAGCAGCACAGGCGAGACGCTCAAGGTTGGCCCGATCACCATCGGTGGCCACAGCCTGCCTACAGGACGCCCGCGCATCGTGGCCGTTGAGGGGCTGCTTCGTCCTTATCTCGGCGCCGGGCCGGGGCAGGCGCGGATGGTGCGCGGATGA
- a CDS encoding helix-turn-helix domain-containing protein: MTIRPIRADADHAAALSRIEELWGAEPGTEAGDELDILVDLVEHYEERQFPFPELAPIDLLKAHMEATGRTQADLAALLGSRPRASEVLNRKRALTVDMIHKLSSEWHIPAECLVRPYHLEAA, translated from the coding sequence ATGACTATTCGCCCAATTCGGGCAGACGCTGATCACGCTGCTGCCCTTTCTCGCATCGAAGAACTTTGGGGTGCAGAACCTGGCACAGAAGCCGGTGACGAACTCGATATCCTCGTTGACTTGGTTGAGCACTATGAGGAACGGCAGTTCCCTTTTCCAGAACTGGCGCCCATCGACCTTCTGAAGGCGCACATGGAAGCGACGGGGCGCACCCAGGCAGATCTGGCAGCGCTGCTAGGGTCGCGCCCCCGCGCGTCCGAAGTCCTCAACCGCAAGCGCGCCTTGACCGTTGACATGATCCACAAGCTCAGCAGCGAGTGGCATATTCCTGCGGAATGCTTGGTTCGCCCCTATCATCTGGAAGCCGCCTAG
- a CDS encoding major capsid protein: MSLSNMQVFNDYIMPATIKSLDQMIDKFNAGSAGAIVLSSEGMTGDFMRESFFASLAAAQRRVNRKGANGAASATDLSELTGSKVKIAGGFGPVRYEPSQMTWLQRPTQQGVLAASTAFAELLLQDQLNTAIAALVAALSNNAAVTNDVSGSAGMTYGAINSAHAKFGDASGQIVANVMTGTVAHKLIGDNLTNGQRLFTAGNVNVIDILGKAVIVTDAPALYEAGTPNKSKVLGLVPGAATVGNTSDIITNVETTNGKERIETTFQADYSFSLGLKGYGWDEANGGASPTDAEIATGTNWDKVAEFDKMTAGVIAVADADQ, from the coding sequence CAACGACTACATCATGCCTGCGACCATCAAGTCGCTCGATCAGATGATCGACAAATTCAACGCAGGGTCCGCTGGCGCAATCGTGCTGTCCTCCGAGGGCATGACCGGCGACTTCATGCGCGAGAGCTTCTTTGCCTCGCTGGCCGCCGCGCAGCGCCGAGTTAACCGCAAGGGAGCCAACGGCGCTGCCTCGGCAACTGACCTGTCCGAGCTGACCGGCTCCAAGGTGAAGATCGCAGGCGGCTTTGGCCCGGTGCGCTATGAGCCGTCGCAGATGACTTGGCTCCAGCGTCCGACCCAGCAGGGCGTTCTGGCCGCGTCCACTGCTTTCGCTGAGCTGCTCCTGCAAGACCAGCTCAACACCGCGATTGCCGCGCTTGTGGCCGCGCTGTCGAACAATGCCGCTGTGACCAACGATGTGTCCGGTTCTGCAGGCATGACCTATGGCGCGATCAACTCGGCGCACGCCAAATTCGGCGATGCTTCCGGCCAGATCGTGGCAAACGTGATGACCGGCACCGTTGCGCACAAACTGATCGGTGACAACTTGACCAACGGCCAGCGCCTGTTCACCGCGGGCAACGTCAACGTGATCGACATTCTCGGCAAAGCCGTGATCGTCACCGACGCGCCGGCACTTTACGAGGCAGGCACCCCGAACAAGTCGAAAGTGCTGGGCCTTGTGCCGGGCGCCGCGACCGTTGGCAACACCTCGGACATCATTACCAACGTCGAAACCACCAATGGCAAAGAGCGGATCGAAACCACCTTCCAGGCGGACTACTCCTTCTCGCTGGGCCTCAAGGGCTACGGCTGGGACGAGGCCAATGGCGGCGCTTCTCCAACCGACGCAGAGATCGCCACCGGCACCAATTGGGACAAGGTGGCCGAGTTCGACAAGATGACCGCAGGCGTAATCGCCGTGGCCGACGCTGACCAATAA
- a CDS encoding DUF4128 domain-containing protein, protein MSNPESDIHAALMAQAETITGYAMLWPQKGGDQPIGEHIRVSHVPNDNAPADLSSDVMERQGFLYLTLVSDLGQYEAVTKRKAGEIAAYFKRGQRLTSNGTTVKITGHTVRPGRQEGGRWETPIRISYWSMA, encoded by the coding sequence ATGAGCAACCCCGAGAGCGACATTCACGCGGCCCTCATGGCCCAGGCGGAGACAATCACTGGCTATGCCATGCTGTGGCCGCAAAAGGGCGGAGACCAGCCCATAGGCGAGCATATCCGGGTTTCCCATGTGCCCAATGACAACGCGCCGGCCGATCTGTCCAGCGACGTGATGGAGCGGCAGGGGTTCCTCTATCTCACGCTTGTTTCTGACCTCGGCCAATACGAGGCTGTCACCAAGCGCAAGGCAGGCGAGATTGCAGCCTATTTCAAGCGCGGCCAGCGCCTGACCAGCAACGGCACCACCGTGAAAATCACCGGCCACACCGTGCGACCGGGGCGGCAAGAGGGCGGCCGCTGGGAAACGCCCATTCGCATCAGCTATTGGAGCATGGCATGA
- a CDS encoding type II toxin-antitoxin system HigB family toxin: protein MRIIARNTITDFAANHPETRAPLEHWFRITKAAEWNTPQEVLASFSKSKVLNAERVRFEIGGGDYRLIAAFDFRRKIVFIKFIGTHAEYDRIDALTVSKH from the coding sequence ATGCGGATCATCGCCAGAAACACCATCACGGATTTTGCAGCGAACCACCCGGAAACCCGCGCGCCGTTGGAGCACTGGTTCCGCATCACCAAAGCAGCCGAATGGAACACCCCACAAGAGGTTCTGGCTTCATTTTCCAAGTCCAAGGTTTTGAACGCTGAGCGTGTCAGGTTCGAAATCGGCGGCGGAGATTACCGACTGATCGCAGCATTCGATTTTCGCCGCAAGATCGTGTTCATCAAGTTCATCGGCACCCATGCCGAATACGACCGCATCGACGCCCTTACCGTTTCAAAGCACTGA